The following coding sequences lie in one Mucilaginibacter sp. KACC 22773 genomic window:
- a CDS encoding glycosyltransferase family 39 protein translates to MNKPGLFKLLIFFIISLGVLLSVYQFLYNRSLWNDEATLSLNIIHKSPAKLLKPLDLAQVAPLLFLEIEHFTFYFISGTEYGLRLFPLLSFIASIFFLYQILKIVFKNRSTHIFALSLFVFNSVLLYYSSEVKQYMSDVLVANMLYYCLIKTYKRDFNRYVTLAIVGAVSIFLSNISIIILFTFGLYLIFDSYKKKAWHPGITYVFLTWSITFGIYYFSFILNHPTRDYMVGYWSREQAFLPLNPLSRSFYLFLFAKSQMVFYFLFGYGSLGKIFFPLLFLTGIFNLYSRKAFGSIMLITLPIMVHLALSGLKMYPFDKRLILYLYPIFIIAIAFGFDLCRVKLAGIVKPKVLAKLAAVVVVIPIYFCSFVYFNSFPMVHTEIKQSINFIKSRLEDNQRVYVYYDLVPAFTYYNQTRFMNLKNPVTYGFYDPDRNNYINQLKLLKGKNWLLLSYEGTDAEKFIIGTLDKLKYKKIESYTFGGASAYLYDFGNQ, encoded by the coding sequence ATGAATAAACCGGGCCTGTTTAAACTTTTGATCTTCTTTATTATCTCACTGGGGGTATTATTATCCGTTTACCAGTTTCTTTACAACAGAAGTTTATGGAATGATGAAGCTACATTATCTTTAAATATTATCCATAAAAGCCCTGCTAAATTACTTAAACCGTTAGATCTTGCCCAAGTTGCCCCTTTGTTGTTTTTGGAAATTGAGCATTTCACCTTTTATTTTATTTCAGGAACCGAATACGGATTAAGGTTGTTCCCTTTATTGAGTTTTATAGCCTCCATATTCTTTCTATATCAAATTCTTAAAATTGTCTTTAAAAATCGCTCAACACATATTTTTGCTTTATCGCTATTTGTATTTAACTCTGTTTTACTTTACTATTCAAGTGAGGTTAAGCAGTATATGAGCGATGTACTGGTTGCCAATATGCTATATTATTGTTTAATAAAAACCTATAAGCGCGATTTCAACAGGTACGTTACCCTTGCTATTGTTGGCGCAGTATCAATTTTTTTATCAAACATCTCTATTATCATATTATTTACATTTGGCTTATACCTCATTTTTGATAGCTACAAAAAAAAGGCATGGCATCCGGGTATTACCTATGTATTTTTAACATGGTCAATAACGTTTGGAATATATTATTTTTCCTTCATCCTAAACCACCCGACTAGAGATTATATGGTAGGGTATTGGTCAAGAGAACAGGCGTTCCTTCCCCTAAACCCATTAAGCCGGAGTTTTTATCTTTTCCTTTTCGCAAAAAGCCAGATGGTTTTTTACTTCTTGTTCGGGTACGGCAGCCTTGGGAAGATTTTTTTTCCTTTACTATTTTTAACTGGCATTTTTAATTTATACAGCAGAAAAGCATTTGGCAGTATCATGCTCATCACATTGCCAATTATGGTGCATTTAGCACTATCCGGGCTCAAAATGTATCCTTTTGATAAGCGCCTGATATTGTATCTGTATCCAATTTTTATTATCGCAATAGCTTTTGGATTTGACCTTTGCAGGGTAAAGCTGGCAGGCATAGTTAAACCTAAAGTACTTGCGAAGCTGGCAGCGGTTGTGGTAGTTATACCCATCTATTTTTGCTCCTTCGTTTACTTTAATTCTTTCCCAATGGTGCATACGGAGATAAAACAGAGCATTAATTTTATCAAATCCAGGCTGGAGGATAACCAGCGGGTGTATGTTTACTATGATTTAGTGCCGGCTTTTACATATTATAACCAAACCCGGTTTATGAACCTAAAGAACCCCGTTACTTATGGATTTTACGACCCGGACCGAAATAACTATATAAACCAGTTGAAACTATTGAAAGGTAAAAATTGGCTTTTGCTAAGTTATGAAGGTACGGATGCAGAAAAATTTATAATTGGTACATTAGATAAATTGAAATACAAAAAAATTGAATCATATACATTTGGCGGCGCAAGCGCATATTTATATGACTTTGGTAACCAATAA
- a CDS encoding L,D-transpeptidase family protein: MKSNLTKCILLAGITMFTLSGAGVDSAFAFNNNINPADSLGNEIQKQLADKDVRLQLYYPKSVSRLYTQAGFMPVWIKPQNYEGPAWQAMQMIDCVLQFGLSHADYHPKELINDQLHNILDTPKKVRIQQQAMFDIMLTDAIINLINNLHYGKLNPEYPASKIDALTDAAFMADKTLTLALLQKKLITAIAAVQPAMPEYADLRRKLYLLEGLRQNNCYELPQAQERKIAINMERLRWINTGDRYYIHINIPSYTLKLHIKDSTCSFKVIVGRPETPTPTLQSAVNYLTTAPEWKVPAAMFAGTVLPNAINDTAYLNNNNYGIYSQAGDFINPTPANLTKIKNNPTQYYARQTIGCDNALGLVVFRFDNVYKIYLHDTPQLSLFAKKNRALSNGCIRIEQARRFAILLLKNDDSADKLKALDKGLNTYFKQNIYLKKAMPIKITYLTCEIKDGELISLTDIYNLDNSLEMAFYGTDKLL; encoded by the coding sequence ATGAAATCGAATTTAACCAAGTGCATTTTGTTGGCAGGCATAACCATGTTCACGCTATCAGGTGCCGGCGTTGACAGTGCATTTGCGTTCAACAATAACATTAACCCTGCTGATAGCTTAGGCAACGAGATTCAAAAGCAATTAGCCGATAAGGATGTAAGGCTGCAATTATACTACCCCAAATCGGTAAGCCGCTTATATACACAAGCGGGCTTTATGCCGGTGTGGATAAAACCGCAAAACTATGAAGGGCCAGCCTGGCAAGCCATGCAAATGATTGATTGCGTTTTGCAATTCGGACTTTCGCATGCCGACTACCATCCTAAAGAATTGATTAATGATCAATTACATAACATATTGGATACCCCAAAAAAGGTGCGAATTCAGCAACAGGCCATGTTTGATATTATGCTGACGGATGCCATCATTAACCTGATTAATAACCTGCATTACGGAAAGCTAAACCCCGAGTACCCGGCAAGCAAAATTGACGCTTTGACCGATGCGGCCTTCATGGCCGATAAAACACTGACGCTTGCCCTGCTGCAAAAAAAATTAATAACAGCCATAGCTGCAGTTCAGCCTGCCATGCCTGAATACGCAGACCTGCGCCGAAAACTTTACCTGCTTGAAGGCCTCCGCCAAAATAATTGTTACGAGCTTCCGCAAGCGCAGGAACGCAAGATTGCTATTAATATGGAACGACTGAGATGGATAAATACGGGCGACAGGTATTACATACATATCAATATTCCATCGTACACTTTAAAATTGCATATTAAAGATTCGACCTGTAGTTTTAAAGTTATTGTAGGCAGGCCAGAAACGCCAACACCAACCCTGCAAAGCGCCGTTAACTATTTAACAACTGCCCCCGAATGGAAAGTTCCTGCAGCAATGTTCGCCGGCACCGTATTGCCAAACGCTATTAATGATACCGCGTACCTTAACAATAACAATTACGGCATATATAGCCAGGCCGGCGACTTTATTAACCCAACCCCGGCGAACCTAACCAAAATAAAAAACAATCCCACGCAATACTATGCCAGGCAAACCATCGGCTGCGACAATGCGCTTGGGCTGGTGGTATTCCGTTTTGATAACGTTTATAAAATATACCTGCATGATACCCCGCAGCTATCGTTATTTGCCAAAAAGAACCGGGCTTTAAGCAACGGCTGTATCCGCATTGAACAAGCACGCCGGTTTGCAATACTTTTATTAAAAAATGACGACTCGGCCGACAAGCTCAAGGCACTGGATAAAGGACTGAACACTTATTTTAAGCAAAACATCTACCTTAAGAAAGCCATGCCCATCAAAATCACTTATTTAACCTGCGAAATAAAAGATGGCGAACTGATAAGCCTTACCGACATCTATAACTTAGATAACAGCCTGGAGATGGCTTTCTATGGCACCGACAAACTTTTATAA
- a CDS encoding TIGR00730 family Rossman fold protein, with amino-acid sequence MNNAEIQFLEGPQSRLSELKFTFKTMADLIHGVRALHFIGPCITVFGSARYPEDHPYYQLTRKAAGEFARLGFTILTGGGPGLMEAANRGAKDVGGRSVGCNIQLPVEQKPNPYLDKWVYMKHFFLRKVLLVKYSFAFIVMPGGYGTLDEYFEALTLIQTHKINNFPVIIFGTEYHKELVKHIQVMKENATIGELDASLCLVTDDIEEAVNLIKEKSIKQYGLKAKAKPKPIKWLFERALN; translated from the coding sequence ATGAATAATGCAGAGATACAATTTCTTGAAGGCCCGCAATCAAGGTTAAGCGAACTCAAATTTACGTTTAAAACCATGGCCGATCTGATACACGGCGTTAGGGCCCTGCATTTTATTGGCCCATGTATAACCGTTTTCGGATCGGCCAGGTACCCGGAAGATCACCCTTACTACCAGCTTACCAGGAAGGCGGCCGGCGAATTTGCCAGGCTTGGTTTTACTATTCTTACGGGTGGCGGCCCCGGATTGATGGAAGCTGCCAACCGTGGCGCCAAAGACGTTGGGGGCCGCTCGGTTGGCTGTAATATTCAGCTGCCGGTTGAACAAAAGCCCAATCCCTACCTCGATAAGTGGGTGTACATGAAGCACTTTTTTTTGCGTAAGGTTTTACTGGTAAAATACTCGTTCGCATTTATAGTGATGCCTGGCGGCTACGGCACTTTAGACGAATATTTTGAAGCGCTTACCCTTATCCAAACACATAAAATAAACAATTTTCCGGTAATCATTTTCGGCACAGAATACCACAAAGAACTGGTTAAGCATATACAGGTTATGAAAGAGAACGCCACAATAGGCGAACTTGACGCCAGCCTTTGCCTGGTTACCGATGATATTGAAGAGGCTGTAAACCTTATCAAAGAAAAAAGCATTAAACAATATGGCCTGAAAGCAAAAGCTAAGCCTAAACCAATTAAATGGCTGTTTGAGCGTGCCCTTAATTAA